One genomic region from Prionailurus bengalensis isolate Pbe53 chromosome C1, Fcat_Pben_1.1_paternal_pri, whole genome shotgun sequence encodes:
- the LOC122481038 gene encoding LOW QUALITY PROTEIN: neuroblastoma breakpoint family member 6-like (The sequence of the model RefSeq protein was modified relative to this genomic sequence to represent the inferred CDS: deleted 1 base in 1 codon): MRITRRRTKLGDLPWPNSPGASARFQPFRTQLTPGVHGAPTSQHCQGVQRKRLASVATTHYVLASWRNRGNFTKSHRVILSIMTSDDLSSSLLLSLQCCAVLFKLFPISPALPLLPHVTMAAPLDPVSDPGTEMSLLELNQELQSKLEASQQDFRDLREKFLVSQATAYSLANQLQKYKCEELKDIIESVLGETLQCKQGKLAETLTEKLRQYHILIKAQAAELTQLWQKLREGREVSEPVDQHLKDLLTHDDPERSQGQGFREQVAEGRRLAECLARQLSPEDEEKEEEEEDEQAEESLTTSMELPEAEKKEVLQDTLNECVLTPSIGQEGRDCYQPYRDGTFPSDKQEFGSALHVACECSHSKGDETPPSSPDNQMGHEGLKGRESDAPRLSRLLLEVVEEEITWDSLDERYWTYSVLPDLSDSYWPYRSTAIFFPEELEVSSALEMAKNHTHQEEEQDQDLTCARFCRELQANAEQDVQQDSLDERYLTYSALPDLSDSPWTHRRANINSYEDLDVCPALEAANNHNDLCDEEDQDPTCPSNTRLCRELPVAPEDEVPQDSVGECNLTASVGHDLSDTYRPYRSASLTFDKQEVFLGVDVDAPMQVPGPQGPSSGNLTFPRTEVQASQAPPQSDTQVANSVPGQPDQQLACGDRRARLRPSPAIRRLAATMVSGSQRPLFQEQGLEASMGVKIPPKLEGDAAEGSVANQCAGQVFGHVNALGVMKQKMIKRKVQFGEGRLACRFRGIQA, translated from the exons ATGAGAATAACCCGGAGAAGGACAAAG CTGGGTGACCTGCCTTGGCCCAATAGCCCTGGAGCCTCAGCCAGATTTCAGCCTTTTAGGACACAACTGACACCCGGGGTGCATGGT GCTCCAACCAGTCAACACTGCCAAGGTGTCCAGAGGAAACGGCTGGCATCTGTAGCTACTACCCACTATGTCTTGGCCAGCTGGAGAAACAGAGGCAACTTCACTAAATCTCATAGGGTCATCCTCTCCATAATGACCAGTGAtgatctgtcttcctctctg CTGCTGAGTCTCCAGTGCTGTGCGGTGTTGTTCAAGTTGTTCCCAATA TCCCCAGCTCTACCTCTTCTGCCACACGTCACCATGGCAGCACCTCTTGACCCGGTGTCTGATCCAGGGACAGAAATGAGCCTCCTGGAACTCAACCAGGAGCTTCAATCCAAGCTGGAAGCAAGCCAGCAGGACTTCCGAGACCTCAGAGAGAAATTCCTTGTATCCCAAGCTACTGCCTACTCCCTGGCCAACCAGCTGCAGAAATATA AGTGTGAAGAGTTGAAAGACATCATCGAATCCGTGCTGGGGGAGACGCTgcagtgtaagcaggggaagtTGGCAGAGACCTTGACCGAGAAGCTCAG GCAATATCATATCCTGATTAAAGCTCAGGCTGCAGAGCTGACCCAGTTGTGGCAGAAGTTACGGGAAGGGAGAGAAGTTTCTGAGCCAGTCGATCAGCACCTCAAGGACCTCCTCACCCACGACGACCCCGAGCGTTCCCAAGGCCAGGGCTTCCGGGAGCAAGTGGCCGAGGGACGCAGGCTGGCAGAGTGCCTTGCCCGCCAGCTCAGCCCCG aagatgaggagaaggaggaggaggaggaggatgaacaAGCAGAAGAATCCCTCACCACCAG CATGGAGCTTCCGGAAGCTGAAAAGAAGGAAGTCCTCCAGGACACGCTGAATGAATGTGTTTTGACACCTTCCATTGGCCAAGAAGGGCGTGACTGCTACCAGCCTTACAGGGATGGCACGTTCCCATCGGATAAACAGGAATTCGGCTCTGCTCTGCATGTAGCCTGTGAATGCTCCCATTCCAAAGGGGATGAAACTCCACCCAGTTCCCCAG ACAACCAAATGGGTCACGAGGGGCTGAAAGGGCGAGAGTCAGATGCCCCCAG GCTCAGTAGACTGCTGCTAGAGGTGGTGGAGGAGGAAATCACATGGGACTCTCTGGATGAACGCTACTGGACATATTCGGTTCTTCCTGACCTGTCTGACTCCTACTGGCCTTACAGGAGCACCGCCATCTTCTTCCCTGAGGAACTGGAAGTCTCTTCTGCTCTGGAAATGGCCA AAAATCACACCCATCAAGAGGAGGAACAAGACCAAGACCTGACATGCGCCAG gttCTGCAGGGAGCTGCAGGCGAATGCAGAGCAGGATGTCCAACAGGACTCACTGGATGAACGCTATTTGACTTACTCAGCTCTGCCTGACCTATCTGATTCCCCCTGGACACACAGGAGGGCCAACATCAACTCATATGAGGATCTGGATGTCTGTCCTGCTCTGGAAGCAGCTA ACAATCATAATGATCTTTGCGATGAAGAAGACCAGGACCCGACATGCCCCAG CAACACCAGGCTCTGCAGGGAGCTGCCAGTGGCCCCAGAGGATGAAGTCCCACAGGACTCAGTGGGGGAATGCAATTTGACTGCTTCTGTTGGCCATGACCTGTCAGACACCTATAGGCCTTATAGGAGTGCCTCATTGACCTTTGACAAACAGGAAGTCTTCTTGGGCGTGGATGTAGATG CCCCGATGCAGGTGCCCGGTCCCCAAGGGCCATCGAGTGGAAACTTGACTTTCCCAAGGACGGAGGTGCAAGCTTCACAAGCACCGCCACAGTCAGATACCCAGGTGGCCAATTCTGTGCCAGGGCAGCCGGACCAGCAGTTGGCTTGTGGTGACCGCAGAGCCaggctccgcccctcccccgccatcaGGAGACTGGCAGCCACGATGGTTTCTGGGAGCCAACGGCCGCTCTTCCAAG agCAGGGTTTGGAAGCTTCCATGGGTGTGAAGATCCCTCCCAAGCTGGAGGGTGACGCTGCTGAGGGCTCGGTGGCCAACCAGTGTGCAGGTCAAGTCTTTGGCCACGTTAATGCCCTGGGTGTGATGAAACAGAAGATGATCAAGAGAAAAGTGCAGTTCGGCGAGGGCAGACTCGCGTGCAGATTCCGTGGCATTCAAGCTTAG